The Canis aureus isolate CA01 chromosome 15, VMU_Caureus_v.1.0, whole genome shotgun sequence genome includes the window taacttgttaatttctgtttacaaCCAAGTTACAAATTGGCAGGATGATTTCCctacatttgttagaaaatggATTTCACTAACACAAACTTGACATTCCGGATTGGGAAGCACGCTTTGACATTCCTAtagatttacctaaagaaaaactgCAGCATCTGTGTAGTGGGTGGAGTGTATGTGTAGGCGCACAAAAGCAGGACACCCAGCATGTTGTGGACTTGACCGTTTCCATCCAGTTCAGCGGAGTAATTGCTGGTTCACCACaacagtccaggtggggacatatCCTCATTCCAGAGACACCTCCTCAGGGTCCTCTGCTGTGGAGGACAAGTCCCCGAGTCCATGAGCTGTCTCATTCCCTATGACAGTCTTCAGAGGACGGAGATACCTGCAGGTCCTCTTAGGGAACTCTTGGCAAGACATGCACACAGGTTCCCTCACTCTTTACGACACAATAAACTGTATTggtcaaaagaaacacaattccCAGACATGAAAGAAACCCTGACACTTTATATCTCTAATCTGTATTTGGTACatgaaaatctacaaaaaagcCTGATTTCTTCTGCACAGATCCTATTGTCCCTTACTCTCCAGTAAGGGTGCATGTCCAAGTTTGAATacagagtgaaaataacattatgatgTGATGTTACAATTGCACATCTACGGTCACACTCAGAGGCGTTTGGTGGTCAtgcaataatttccattttacaatgAATTTGTCAATCTCTCctgtaataataaaaagataacacaGAGCACCTATAACCTGACCTCAAAAACCGTTTTGCTAGATTCATGAACTTAGCACGGTTTTCCAGAGGTATCAACCCAGgtccaaatttgaatttgaactggtctgaaatccagagtccactGCTTCTGGGTCAGGAGGTGCCACAGAGCAAATGGTAGCAAAATAGTCGTAAAAAGTTATgttcagtgggaggctgggcatttccctttggaataagagtccttgttagtttgcttctcttcagtcttaatgtgggagagagtgaagggaaCATAATATAATCAACATGATTCTATCAGGCTGGATGCAGTTATCGCccaaaaaataagcatttaattaCTTTCTCACAATTTCCCAGCAATGACCAAGACACACCACTAGCAAGACCCCACAAATACTTATGTTTAGgcaaatattctttcaatataaatagaagaGAAGCATTGGGAAGTGGGAGCATCACGGGAGGGTCAAACATAATCACTCCAACTCCAGGTCCTCAGCATCTTATCCACTCTCAACCCTGACTGCtcactgcctctcacctgcaagtggcccccactctccccaaggctgaaggagaggcaggttcctggATTGACCCCATATGAAATCCACACTATCCCAATATAAGATCATGACAAAGACCCAGGTTTAAATATCAGTGTCCTCTAGTTTCAGTTGAAGGCCATATCCCATGAACACACCAGATAGATGGTTCTTCCATACATACAGAACACACACTTCACacaacacaaaatatttccagtatGGGACTGTGTTCGGGTTTGGAGTGAGTGAGTGAcgctgtgtgtgtgagtgtgtgcgcccatgtgcaccaaagttaggagacacatccctggactgcttccccagacctctgtcccttcttgctcGTCCTCTTGGTAGGTCTGGCTCTCCCTGGCACACGCGGGACTTTGGCCAcgtccccggccacctgaggtggGAGCATCCCAGCTGCAGTGGTGAGCAGGTCGACGGTCTGCTGAGGATGATTCTTCGGCATCTCAGGTCTGTATTTGGAGTGGTGAAGGATGACTGCGTTCgcaggaagagcaatttctcttctcctgacattGAGTTCAGGCTTAGGGTGGTTGCACTCTTGGAGGCATCTCCACTGGTCTAATGTCATTTGTTGCCTTGAGGTCTCTTCCCCACGCTCCTCCAACTCAGGAAGGTTCACGGAGGGATCCATTGTcggctctcctgaggcctcactCACCACTGTGGGGTCTGCCTTGGGAGATGCGAGTCCTCCCTCCTTGACTGACTCCCTCCCAAGGTCTCTCTCCAGATCagtcttctgcatataaaagaggAGATAGGCAGGTTGGCGCAGCGCGCAAGTCACATCACAGGCACTGACCTTAGCATCATCCATTTTATACCActggccatttcctgcctttacgaaacagaagtaatgtccgctgtggcaactcctcccagcgtgcaccagcacggcatagagcacataaaccaagggtcctgccctctgctcagacaggtagtgttgcatgtcaaggcgctcaggatattgcacctccttagtcattttgttgcctgtCAAGTCTGAGAATCGTCTCAAGACCAGGATGAGGACCTTCGGGGAAGTGTGCAAAGTCAACACCTTGGACGCAGGCACCTTCTCCAGACACTTACGACAATGGTAGGCATTTTCACCTTCCAGCAGTTCGGGCTTCATCAACTGCTCCAAAGCTTGGCTGATGCTGTGAGCAGCCCCGATGTCCAggctgatgtccaggtaaggttccAGAGTGCTCGAAATGCCTTGGCAGTGGAGACACTGGATTTGAGACCTCCAGTACCCCCCAAAGAGTTGCTGGATGAGGGTGCTGTCCTGAGGACGCTCAGGGTCTGAGGGCTTGTCCTCAGGCAAGCATGCTTGCTGCATTGCATCCAGAATGAACATGAGGTACTCATGGGCATCTTCCTGCTTGTGTCTGTGGAAGGCGgcgagcaggagtggcaggggccggagcacacatccaggatggcagagaacccgcgtcaggtgagcctgcagggtacacagcatgcaggatgtctgcctcctacaggtggtcccgtgctgctgggacagcatgtagctggcgaggggctctgtgtaggtcagacactgtagggtcgcattcacatagcaagtgttgcccatgttctgaagcccggctcccacctgggaaaggctcttccaactcagaggcgtcttggtgggaggcagccctgctgaTGCGGGAGCCAACGGGTCAGTCGGGGAGGAGAGAGTCTTTGATGCAGGGGATGTCGTCTCGGGCACAGAGGGTCCTCCGTGGACTTCAGCACCGCCTCTCCTTGACGAGTATGACTGGGGTTTGGGAGAGGCGCTGAACTGAGGCTCctctgaggggtggaggtgggcatcCTCCATGTCTGCAGAAACAGTGTCCACAAGATACATTTAACCAGGAGCTTCAGGTCGCAAAGGGATGCTCCTCTCACTGAGCCGTTTTCAAATGGCAGATAGTGATTCTCACCTCCACCTTTATGGCTTTTGGGCCCTGGGATAAGGCACAAAGTCCTCTAATCCACTCTAATTGCTTGATTGGATTACGGGATTTGGGTTTGGTCCCTCCCTGAGGGAGACCATTCAGGTCAGCCCAGCTCCTATTCTTGCCTCCCACAACATGCAACTTTCAGATTATTCTCAACCACCTTAACTGTCCCTGCACCTTTCTCAACAGAatttgttcagagtttctatgttcAGAGGAAACCTTTTTGAATGTCCTTTCCTTTGAGTAACCCCAAGGGAGCCAAGGAGTGTTAGACGTTAGTGCTCTAGGATAGGGAAGATCACTCTCCCAAAGGAGCTCAGGTATCACATAGGAACTCGTTCTCCTCACCagcagaatgtttgtagctgaaaccaattatttgggaatatggcatccGTTGCTTGGCTTCTACACTTCCAACTTTCTGGACTATGATTccaatctacaaagattgtgaatgtgttgatgaataccagtttctgccTTGGTGTGGCCCGGGTCCACCACAACAGGAATTCTCTCACTGGTTTaatgcttttgggaaacattcctttgaaactccctttcctacaagagtcTATATCCTAAATCCAGtgtttatatgcctcattttacCTGTACAAGACCGCGGGACCTTGAACACAAGGCACCAAGCACCAGATGCCCGGTAACACACTGGGGTGCAACCCTCCTTCCccttgccttgggctccaggaggctgaaggagaatgtggagccggggagtcaGCGGGACCAGCCGGACCAGGCTGGGCTGTtgaaccaggctgagagggagaatgCAGGGAGACGAATgtgaggaatggggcttgtgacccAAACGCCAGGGCTGATACGACAGACCCCGAgtccgtgtgcatgcacagtgtgcagggcggctgcgggcagagccaggcagggcgaggcagccagaggagctcccaggctaagaggggccacatttgggtgatggagctgtccctgctgatttggtgtggggtttgcGGCTGGATCAGTGTCCCTGAaccagtgaatgtatggagcttggcacatgccaaggcagaccctttcagACTCTGTATGTAAGAAACTGTCTGGATGACCTGTTCAGCTCCCTGTAGTTAGgacgaggg containing:
- the LOC144285148 gene encoding ubiquitin carboxyl-terminal hydrolase 17-like protein 17, whose translation is MEDAHLHPSEEPQFSASPKPQSYSSRRGGAEVHGGPSVPETTSPASKTLSSPTDPLAPASAGLPPTKTPLSWKSLSQVGAGLQNMGNTCYVNATLQCLTYTEPLASYMLSQQHGTTCRRQTSCMLCTLQAHLTRVLCHPGCVLRPLPLLLAAFHRHKQEDAHEYLMFILDAMQQACLPEDKPSDPERPQDSTLIQQLFGGYWRSQIQCLHCQGISSTLEPYLDISLDIGAAHSISQALEQLMKPELLEGENAYHCRKCLEKVPASKVLTLHTSPKVLILVLRRFSDLTGNKMTKEVQYPERLDMQHYLSEQRAGPLVYVLYAVLVHAGRSCHSGHYFCFVKAGNGQWYKMDDAKVSACDVTCALRQPAYLLFYMQKTDLERDLGRESVKEGGLASPKADPTVVSEASGEPTMDPSVNLPELEERGEETSRQQMTLDQWRCLQECNHPKPELNVRRREIALPANAVILHHSKYRPEMPKNHPQQTVDLLTTAAGMLPPQVAGDVAKVPRVPGRARPTKRTSKKGQRLEETPRRDDGRWLDNTLWGRWRLDSQQMDSLVRCLDVNAHPVQGAGALAGNGHLIALMKSSWTELLEHKVRQLLLALQRRDVISICSFLDDYRGFATTDEDDSGIHEAAHARLGRGTPCPALPPAIQTPSAAEPEAGALDRAKHPEPVLECAPALDVGSTAPSGPEGIEAILAAGAEGLARAEAPTGEAKSSLV